The Clostridium sp. DL-VIII DNA window CTCCATTTGATCAAGTTAAAGATCAAATAAAATCAACTTTATTACAACAAAAGCAAGGTGATGCTTTTAATTCAAAGATAGCAGAATGGAAATCAGATTTAAAAGTAAAAACTTATGAAGATCGATTATAATTAATAATAATTATGTTTTTAAAGTATATTTAATACTTACAGCTAAGTTTATGAAATTAATAGAATAATAAAGAGACTGTTTTAAAATAATTAGATTATTTTGGAACAGTCTTTTTTGTCAAAAAAATAATTTATATAAAATTTGTCTATAAGTGTATAAAATTTCTAGAAATTCAAATAATAATATTGCAATCAATTAAAGAGTTCAAAGGAGGTTACATAACCAATGAAGGCAACAGGAATTGTTAGACGAATCGATGATTTAGGAAGAGTGGTAATACCAAAAGAAATAAGGAGAACTTTGAGAATAAGAGAAGGAGATCCATTAGAAATTTTCACAGATAGAGATGGGGGAGTAATTTTAAAAAAATATTCTCCAATTGAGGAACTTACTAATTTTTCAAAGGAATATTGTGAAAGTTTGCAACAAGTTATAGGTCATGTTGTATTAATTGCTGACAAAGATGCATTTGTTTCTGTAAGTGGAGCACCTAAAAAAGAGTACATAGAAAGAAAAGTAAGTAGCGAACTAGAAAAAGTAATGGATGGCAGAAAGACTGTATTATTAAATAAAGCTAGTAATTCAGTAATACCATTACATAATGATGATGATGAAACAACTTATACAAGTCAGGTTATATCACCAATTGTAGCAGAAGGAGATGAAATTGGTGCAGTAATAATTGTATCAAAAGAGGATGGAGAACTTGGTGAAGTTGAAACAAAGTTAGTTGAAACTGCAGCAGCATTTTTAGGTAAGCAAATGGAACAATAATATTAATAATTTATTCAAAGTGTGAAAATAAAAGGAATAATACCTCTAAACTTACAATAATTATTATTGTAACATGTAAGTTTGGAGGTGTTTTATGAAGAAGCAATCCTTAATAAAAGGAAGTATTATTCTTGGGACGGCAGGAATATTAACTAGATTTCTAGGGCTGTTTTTTAGATGGCCGCTGATAATGTTAATAGGTGATGAAGGAATAGGGTATTATCAGATGTCTTATCCACTGTATATGTTTTTTATAGCCATGGCCTCAGGAGTCCCTGTAGCAATGTCCAAAATAATATCAGAAAAGAATGCAACGAATGATATAGAGGGAAGTTTTGAAGTTATGAAGGAAGCTGCTATTTTGATGGCAATAATAGGGACAGGCACTACTTTAGCGTTATTCTTTTTTGCAAAACCGATAATACTATTCTTAAAGTGGGATTCAAAAGCATATTATTCATTGATAGGAATCTCTTTTGCACCAATTGTAATATCATATGTAACCATATTTAGAGGATTTTTTCAAGGACTTCAAAATATGACTCCGTCGGCAATATCACAAATAATTGAGCAGATTGGAAGAGTTATATTTGGAGTAGGACTAGCTATCTTTTTATTACCAAAGGGAATTGAATATTCTGCAGGAGGAGCAGCTTTTGGTGCTACTGCGGGAGCTGTTGTTGGAGGAACGTATTTATATTCCAATTATAAAAAGGTTAAAAAGAATTACAAAATTAAGAAGGTAAGAAACAATACTGAAATATTAAGTACAATATTAAGAATTGCAATCCCTATATCATTAGGTACAACAGTTGGAAGTATTATGAACCTAATAGATTCTATTTTAGTTCCGCAAGAACTACTAAAAGCAGGTTTTACAAATACTCAATCTACTGTTCTGTATGCACAATTGACAGGAAAAGCCTCGGTTATTATAAACATTCCATTAACCCTTTCTATGGCAATTTGTACATCATTAGTTCCTATTATAGCTGAGAATTTTGTACTTAAAAGAGAGAAGGGACTAAAAAATAAAGTAGATGCTTCTATTAAAATGTCAGCAGTAATAGCTATTCCATGTACTATGGGACTTTTCTTTCTAGCAGAGCCAGTAATGAAATTCATATTTCCGGGTAGATTTGACGGCATAGAAATATTAAAATACTTATCTTTATCTATACCATTTATAATAATTACTCAAACAACAACAGCAATATTGCAGGGGACAGGAAATTATATTAAACCTGTTATTAATTTATTAATTGGATGCATAATAAAGATTATATTAACTTGCACATTAGTTCCAATGGAAGCTTTTAATATATATGGTGCTGTTATAGCAAGCTGTGGAGCATATTCATTAATAAGTATTTTAAATATGATAGCTATGAAGTTTACATTAAAAATAAAGTTAAATCTATATGAAATATTAATTAAGCCAACATATGCAGCTATTATTATGATGATATTTGTGTTAATTAGTTATAATATTATATATAAGAAGACAATAAGTAATGGAGTATCTTGCTTATTATCCATATTCTTGGGTATGATAATATATATCATATTAATAATTATATTTAGAGTATTTAATGTGGAGGACATAAAAAGCAGATTTAAAACATATTCAAAAAGAAACTAGTCAGATTATGCTAATATATATTTGGGAGTGTGTAGTCAGGTTGCTTTATTTAAATATAAATAAAGTCAAGAGATTTAATATTATTCTATGTGACACAAATATAATAGCGTATATATTGAAAAGACGTTCATTTGATATGCATAAAGAAAAGTGAAAAGGAGAGAAACTCTAATGATTAAAATAATGGGACTAGGACCAGGGGCGAAGGAAGCATTAACTATAGGAACAATACAAGAACTTGAGAGTAATAAAAATATATTTTTAAGAACAGAAAAACATCCAACAGTAGATTACCTAAAGAAAAAGAATATCGAATTTAATACTTATGATGATGTCTATGAAAGTATCCAAAGTTTTGATGAAGTATATCTAAATATAGCTAACGATTTAATAAAAAAGCATGATGAATTAGGAAATTTAATTTACGCAGTACCAGGACATCCGTTAGTTGCAGAAAAATCAGTATTTAATTTAATTGAATTATGTAAGGAAAAAAATATAGAATATAAGATAATACCAGCCGTAAGTTTTATTGATGCGATGATTGAGAGCCTTAGAATTGATCCTATAGAAGGATTAAAGGTAATAGATTCTTTTGATATAAGAAATCAAATTTTAGATAAGAGAATAGGAACTATAATTACGCAAGTATACAATCCATTAATAGCATCAGAAGTTAAGTTAAAATTACTAGAATGTTATAATGATGAAACAGAAATATATTATGTAAGAGCAGCAGGAATAATAGGACAGGAAAGTATAAGAAAGATACCTTTATTTGAATTGGATATGCAGGAAGATATAGACTATTTAACATCTGTCTACATTCCTAAGGATCTTAATAATAAAAAGGATTTTAACGATTTACTAGAGATAATTGAAATATTAAGGGGCGAAAATGGTTGCCCATGGGATAAGGAACAAACTCATGAATCTTTAAAAAAAGCTTTGATAGAGGAGAGTTATGAAGTTATAGATGCAATAGATGAGGAGGATGATAATTCTTTAATTGAAGAACTGGGAGATGTACTTCTACAGGTTGTTTTCCATTCCTCAATAGGAAAAGAGGAAGGATATTTTGATATAAATGATGTGATAGAGGGAATATGTAATAAAATGATAAGCAGGCATCCTCACGTCTTTAATAATTCTAGTGGATTAAATTCCTCAGACGAGGTATTAGTAAAATGGGATGAATTAAAAAAGAAAGAAAAGGGATATACTAGTATTGCAGAAGAAATGAGAGGTATAACAAAAGGATTACCGGCATTATTAAGAGCACATAAGGTTCAAGAGAAAGCGAGGAAAGTTGGATTCGATTTTAAAAATGTAAATTTGGCTATAGATAAAGTAAAAGAAGAACTTAAAGAGGTAATTGATGTATATAATAAAGAAAATGTGGAGAAAATAATAGAAGAAGTTGGAGATGTACTATTTTCATGTGTTAATGTTTCAAGGCTTTTAAAAGTAGATGAGGAAATAGCATTAAATAATACTATAGACAAGTTTATAAAAAGGTTTGATTACGTTGAAAGAGTTTCAAAAGAAAAAAGTATTGAATTAACTAATAAAAATTTGGATAAAATGGATAAACTTTGGGAAATATCAAAAAAACTAGATTAATATATAATTAAAATAGAGGAATTTTCTAGTTTATGCAGAATAATAAAATATAAAGAACTATATTGTAACGATTTATTGGATTATTTAGTTATATATAGGAAAAGAAAGCGTTTTTCTATAGACGGGTAGCTGAAGAGGTTATATAATAAAGAAGTGCAATTTAGTACATAAAGAAAACAGTTAAACAATATATAACTGGATTTTAAGGAGGATGTTATTGTGAATAAAGCAGAATTAATTACTAGCATGGCAGAAAAAAGTAAGTTAACAAAGAAAGATGCAGAATTAGCATTAAAATCTTTAATTGAAAGCGTTGAAGAAGCATTAGAAAAAGGAGAAAAAGTTCAACTAGTTGGTTTCGGAACTTTTGAAACAAGAGAAAGAGCTGCTAGAGAAGGAAGAAATCCTAGAACTAAGGAAGTTATAAAGATTCCTGCAACAACAGTGCCAGTATTTAAAGCTGGAAAAGAATTCAAAGATAAAGTTAACAAGTAGTAAAATACAAGTTAAACGGAGTAATATGAACCCGAGTTTTTCTCGGGTTCTTTTAATAAGATGGAATTAAGAAAAATACATTAATTTGTTATCATATTTGTCATAAGTGAAGGAATCAATTGTAAATTTTTTACTGAACACAAAATTATGTAAATGAGCTTAGCTGTATAGAAAATTGTTTATGGCAGATTTAAATTTATATTTTTTTATTGTACATAAAAGGAGGAAGTTATGAGATTAGATAAATACTTAAAAGTATCGCGTATCATAAAGAGAAGAACTGTAGCAAAAGAAATAAGTGAAAGTGGTCGTATAGTAATCAATGATAAAGTAGCAAAGCCTTCAACAAAAGTGAAAGAAGGAGATATAATTCAAATAACCTTTGCTAACAAAATATTAAAAGCTGAAATAACTAATATAGCAGAACACGTAAGAAAAGAAGATGCAAAGGAAATGTATGAAATCATTGAAGGAGAAGAAGATCAAGAGTAGAAACTAATTGAGTTTATCTACTCTTCTTTAATATGTTTTTATAAAATTATTATTTACAAATTAATTTAACATAGAACAAACTCAACTCATTAAATATTCTACATTCTAAATTATGAAACATAAACATATATTGTATAAGAAAAATAAATGGAGGAATCTTTAATGGAGAAAAGAGTAGAAAATAAAGTAGAAGAGAGTAAATCCAATTTGATTCTAGAAAATAGAAAAAAGTTAGCATTAAGTGGTGTTATTGAAGTTATAAGTTTTGATGAACAGAAAATAGATTTAACAACTAATTTAGGAAACTTAACTATAAAGGGAGAAGAGTTAAAAATGAATAAATTAGACGTGCAAAATGGTGATGTTACAATTGCTGGAAATATTGCGTCTATAGTTTATAATGGGAAGATATCTAAAAAAAGCAATGAAAGTATAATAAGTAGATTATTTAGGTAGGAACATATCATGCTATTAGGATTAAATATGCAGGTCAATATTGTTGTATATAGCTTAATTGCAGGAATAATAACAGGAATATTATTTGATATATATAGAGGAATAAGAGGATTGAACTCTATAAAAATATTGCTCATAATAGAAGACCTGTTATTTTGTATACTTATTGCTTTAATTGTATTTACTTTTTTATTATATACGAATTACGCTTTTTTAACTCCCTATGTATATATTTTCATAATTATTGCTGTTCTAATATATTTTAAATTCATTAGTAAATATTTTTATACTGGTGAAATAATAATTATAAAGTCATTTTACAAGTTATTTCGAATATTATTAAAGAATATATTGTATCCATTAAAAATAATTGCATATAAAATTGCCGATAAACGGAAATAAGAAAAAATTACTTGAATAATAGTGATATAGTGTTTACAATAGACTTAAGAGAATTTGCAAAATAGAGGTTCTATAGATGAAAAAGAAGCTAATATTAAAAAGAGTAGTAATTATTGGGTTTATTATTTTCTTTGTTTTTAGTTATATTAGGCAAAGTATAACCACGAATAGAATTCAAAAAGAAATTGCAAGTAAGCAGTCTCAATTAGATGAAGTCAAACAAAAGAATGAGAGGCTTCAAGATGAAGTTGATAAAATTAATTCAGACTCATTAGATTATCTCGAAAAATTAGCAAGAGAAAGACTTGGAATGATTAAGCCAGGTGAAAAGGTTGTTAGTGGTGAGGTAACGAATGGAGGTTCTAATTAACTTTCAGCATATAGAAAAGCTTATAAAACTCTGGTATCATAACAGCTAAGTAATAATTAAATAATAATTAAATGTGTATTCTAAATTAAAGAACATCTGCATAGCAGAGCTAGTTCATAAATTTTATATATTTTTAAATTTAAGGAGGAATCTTTTAAACATGACCTTAATGGCAGGAAACATAGTAGAGGGCACAGTGATAAACATTACGAATTTTGGAGCTTTTATTGAAGTTGAAGGCAAAACTGGATTAGTTCATATTTCAGAAGTCGCAGATTCTTACGTAAAAGATATTAGGGAACATCTTAATGAACAGGATAAAGTAAAGGTAAAAGTCATTTCAATTGATGATAATGGCAAAATCAGCCTTTCAATAAAGCAGGCAAATGTTCAAAAAAAGTCTGTTAAGCCAGCAGAAATTGATTGGAAGTCAGCTGATAAGAAGAAGACTAATAACTCAGGAAATTTTGAGGATATTATGTCTAAGTTTTTAAAAGATAGTGAAGAAAGAATGCAAGATGTAAAGAAACATCAGGAATTTAAAGGTAAGGGTGGAAAGAAAGGCAATTAAAATTTTTAGTCTTATTACACATAAATAAAAGAATTTTAGTAAATTTTAAATGTAGGATAAATTATTGAGAAATCAATTAGGTTTTTCAAAATTTATTCTACATTAATTAATGCCTAAATAATTACGCGATACTGTTTACATAGATACATATAAAAGTTAATTTATGTATGTTGAAAAATTAGATTATTATATGTTATAAAATATTGTTGACAGCATAAAGATTATATATTATAATTAGCTTTGTTGTCGGCACTTGATGTGTAACAATATGCCGAAGTGGCGGAACTGGCAGACGCACAGGACTTAAAATCCTGCGGTGGTTAAACACCGTACCGGTTCGATTCCGGTCTTCGGCACCATATATATGATAAAAGATAATAACGCGGGGTGGAGCAGTTGGTAGCTCGTCGGGCTCATAACCCGAAGGTCGTAGGTTCAAGTCCTGCCCCCGCAACCATTGATATGGCGGAATAGCTCAGCTGGCTAGAGCACTCGGTTCATACCCGAGGTGTCGTAGGTTCAAGTCCTATTTCCGCTACCAATATGTGCCGAAGTGGCGGAACTGGCAGACGCACAGGACTTAAAATCCTGCGGTGGTTAAACACCGTACCGGTTCGATTCCGGTCTTCGGCACCATGTATATGATGAAAAATAATGACGCGGGGTGGAGCAGTTGGTAGCTCGTCGGGCTCATAACCCGAAGGTCGTAGGTTCAAGTCCTGCCCCCGCAACCACACAAATCAAATGTTCTTATAAGAATATTCAAATTAATATTTGAAGTGTCGTAAATTCTTTGTATATTTGATTGAAATGTACATACCGAAGTAGCGGAACTGGCAGATGCACAGGACTTAAATTCTGCGATGGTTAAACATGGTACCGGTTCAATTCCAGTCTTCGGCACCATATATATGATAAAAAATAATAACGCGGGGTGGAGCAGTTGGTAGCTCGTCGGGCTCATAACCCGAAGGTCGTAGGTTCAAGTCCTGCCCCCGCAACCATACAAATCAAATGTTTTTGAAAGAATATTCAAAGTAATATTTGAAGTGTTGTAAATTCTTCGTATATTTGATTGCAATGTACATGCCGAAGTGGCGGAACTGGCAGACGCACAGGACTTAAAATCCTGCGGTGGTTAAACACCGTACCGGTTCGATTCCGGTCTTCGGCACCAAAAGACTTAAGCAAATGCTTAAGTCTTTTTTGTTGTATATTTTTTGTGTTTCGATATTATTAAGAATAAATTATAAAGTTAGAATTGATGATTAGGTATAGATTTGTAGAAATCACAGCAACTTTGAAAGTAATTACAATAATTGAGGATACTAGGGAATAATTTGAACAAGCTATTCAAAGTCTATGATATTATGCAATAAATAATTATATATAAATTTCTAATATAGTGATATTAACGACAAATTAATAATTGAATGAAAGAGAAGAAAATCAAGCAATGAGTGGACTTACGTTGTTTATTGAAATTTATAAGTAAAATCTTATCTAAGGAAAATAACCTATTAAATCATTAGATATTAGAGAAATTTAGACGAAGTTGTCCTACGAAAAAATCAGGTGAGAAACATCTTATGACATTTATCGTAATACTAGGGTGCTATAATCAAATTACATTATTTGGAAACGAGGCGAGCTAGTGTGCAATATGGATTAAGTGTAAATAAGTGTAAAGAAGTAATAAATGTAAAAAGGAAAACTTGGATAAAAGCTTCTGTAGTAAGGTTAGGAGTAATTTTAGTGGCAGGAATTTTATTAGGAAGGGTAAATTTGCTGCTAAATCAATTAGACAGGCTTGGAATAGCTCCTATTGGAATAGCATATCTAATTGCGGTTGTCGTGCGCGAAGATAGAAAAAACGGTTTTGTCGCAGCAATTGGAATTGCTATAGGATACCTAACAATTAACCAATTGTTATCAGATAGATATGTGTATTTAATAGCCGTGATTTTAATAACAATATATTATGTATTTATTTCGTCAGCGAAGAGAAAGAAAAGTGAATTAGTTGGTTTTATAATAATTTTGAGCAGTTTTTTTCTCTATGGTCTTTTAGTTGATAAGTATGAGTTAGGAGTAAACATAACTTTATGTTTAATACAAACATTAATTGTTGTGCCAATATATTATGTTATAAAATATGCGTTAAATTCTTTAGATGAAATTAATACTAATTATTTCTTTTCGTCAGAAGAAATAGTTAGTATAGGAATACTTTTGTGTCTATTAGTTTCTGGAATAGGAGATATCAATGTATTCAATTATTCAATAAGAAATATATGTGCCTTAACATTAGTTTTTACAATAGCCTATGTGGGAGGCGCAACATACGGTGCTATGATTGGGGTATCTATGGGAATAATGCTTGGAGTTTCATCCAATGATATGATGTACAGCGTAGCATTTTTCGGCGTAGGAGGACTCATAGTTGGTATATTTAAAGATACAGGAAAAATATTTTCAATACTTTCAGGTATAATTATTTATTTTGCATTAGCATTATACTCTAATGCAGTAACATTAAAATTGGGAATTGAGGTTTTAGCTGGTTCTATCTTATTTTTGTGTATTCCAAAACCTGTATATAAAAGTATTGAAGTTGAGATAAATCCATATAGAAAAAAAGCATCATTAGGTGAAATTCAATTAAATTCAATAAAGGAGGAATTTACCTTTAAGTTAAAGGAACTTACCAATGTACTGACTACTATGTCTAAATGTTTAGTAAGTACTAATGATAATGAAAGTTTATTAATTAAATCGAAAGGAAGTGCGCTAGTAGAAAATTTAGCAGATAGGAGTTGTTCAAATTGTGAAAATAAATTTATATGCTGGGAGAGGGATTTTCATCAGACATTTAATTCCTTTCAAATGTTAATACAAAATTATGAAGATGGAAACTTAGCTATGCCAATAGATTTACAAAAGAAATGTGTTAAGAATTTTACACTTTTAAGGTGTACGGAAGGAATTGTTAACAATTACAATGTAAGTGAAGCTATAAAAGAGAGATTAGCGGAAGGCAGAAATATGATATCAACTCATATCTCTAATATATCGTGTGCATTAGATCGTCTTTTAGATGACTT harbors:
- a CDS encoding RNA-binding S4 domain-containing protein — protein: MRLDKYLKVSRIIKRRTVAKEISESGRIVINDKVAKPSTKVKEGDIIQITFANKILKAEITNIAEHVRKEDAKEMYEIIEGEEDQE
- a CDS encoding polysaccharide biosynthesis protein yields the protein MKKQSLIKGSIILGTAGILTRFLGLFFRWPLIMLIGDEGIGYYQMSYPLYMFFIAMASGVPVAMSKIISEKNATNDIEGSFEVMKEAAILMAIIGTGTTLALFFFAKPIILFLKWDSKAYYSLIGISFAPIVISYVTIFRGFFQGLQNMTPSAISQIIEQIGRVIFGVGLAIFLLPKGIEYSAGGAAFGATAGAVVGGTYLYSNYKKVKKNYKIKKVRNNTEILSTILRIAIPISLGTTVGSIMNLIDSILVPQELLKAGFTNTQSTVLYAQLTGKASVIINIPLTLSMAICTSLVPIIAENFVLKREKGLKNKVDASIKMSAVIAIPCTMGLFFLAEPVMKFIFPGRFDGIEILKYLSLSIPFIIITQTTTAILQGTGNYIKPVINLLIGCIIKIILTCTLVPMEAFNIYGAVIASCGAYSLISILNMIAMKFTLKIKLNLYEILIKPTYAAIIMMIFVLISYNIIYKKTISNGVSCLLSIFLGMIIYIILIIIFRVFNVEDIKSRFKTYSKRN
- the mazG gene encoding nucleoside triphosphate pyrophosphohydrolase; this encodes MIKIMGLGPGAKEALTIGTIQELESNKNIFLRTEKHPTVDYLKKKNIEFNTYDDVYESIQSFDEVYLNIANDLIKKHDELGNLIYAVPGHPLVAEKSVFNLIELCKEKNIEYKIIPAVSFIDAMIESLRIDPIEGLKVIDSFDIRNQILDKRIGTIITQVYNPLIASEVKLKLLECYNDETEIYYVRAAGIIGQESIRKIPLFELDMQEDIDYLTSVYIPKDLNNKKDFNDLLEIIEILRGENGCPWDKEQTHESLKKALIEESYEVIDAIDEEDDNSLIEELGDVLLQVVFHSSIGKEEGYFDINDVIEGICNKMISRHPHVFNNSSGLNSSDEVLVKWDELKKKEKGYTSIAEEMRGITKGLPALLRAHKVQEKARKVGFDFKNVNLAIDKVKEELKEVIDVYNKENVEKIIEEVGDVLFSCVNVSRLLKVDEEIALNNTIDKFIKRFDYVERVSKEKSIELTNKNLDKMDKLWEISKKLD
- a CDS encoding septum formation initiator family protein, giving the protein MKKKLILKRVVIIGFIIFFVFSYIRQSITTNRIQKEIASKQSQLDEVKQKNERLQDEVDKINSDSLDYLEKLARERLGMIKPGEKVVSGEVTNGGSN
- a CDS encoding S1 domain-containing RNA-binding protein; translated protein: MTLMAGNIVEGTVINITNFGAFIEVEGKTGLVHISEVADSYVKDIREHLNEQDKVKVKVISIDDNGKISLSIKQANVQKKSVKPAEIDWKSADKKKTNNSGNFEDIMSKFLKDSEERMQDVKKHQEFKGKGGKKGN
- the yabP gene encoding sporulation protein YabP; amino-acid sequence: MEKRVENKVEESKSNLILENRKKLALSGVIEVISFDEQKIDLTTNLGNLTIKGEELKMNKLDVQNGDVTIAGNIASIVYNGKISKKSNESIISRLFR
- the spoVT gene encoding stage V sporulation protein T, which codes for MKATGIVRRIDDLGRVVIPKEIRRTLRIREGDPLEIFTDRDGGVILKKYSPIEELTNFSKEYCESLQQVIGHVVLIADKDAFVSVSGAPKKEYIERKVSSELEKVMDGRKTVLLNKASNSVIPLHNDDDETTYTSQVISPIVAEGDEIGAVIIVSKEDGELGEVETKLVETAAAFLGKQMEQ
- the yabQ gene encoding spore cortex biosynthesis protein YabQ, with the translated sequence MLLGLNMQVNIVVYSLIAGIITGILFDIYRGIRGLNSIKILLIIEDLLFCILIALIVFTFLLYTNYAFLTPYVYIFIIIAVLIYFKFISKYFYTGEIIIIKSFYKLFRILLKNILYPLKIIAYKIADKRK
- the spoIIE gene encoding stage II sporulation protein E, producing MQYGLSVNKCKEVINVKRKTWIKASVVRLGVILVAGILLGRVNLLLNQLDRLGIAPIGIAYLIAVVVREDRKNGFVAAIGIAIGYLTINQLLSDRYVYLIAVILITIYYVFISSAKRKKSELVGFIIILSSFFLYGLLVDKYELGVNITLCLIQTLIVVPIYYVIKYALNSLDEINTNYFFSSEEIVSIGILLCLLVSGIGDINVFNYSIRNICALTLVFTIAYVGGATYGAMIGVSMGIMLGVSSNDMMYSVAFFGVGGLIVGIFKDTGKIFSILSGIIIYFALALYSNAVTLKLGIEVLAGSILFLCIPKPVYKSIEVEINPYRKKASLGEIQLNSIKEEFTFKLKELTNVLTTMSKCLVSTNDNESLLIKSKGSALVENLADRSCSNCENKFICWERDFHQTFNSFQMLIQNYEDGNLAMPIDLQKKCVKNFTLLRCTEGIVNNYNVSEAIKERLAEGRNMISTHISNISCALDRLLDDFKREVCIDTELERIVKRILNKNLIHYNDIFCYIDKNGRSKIRISIDSYQGSDYCEKNIISLLNNTTRMKLCIEDNGCSVNPKTNEYIVTLEEKPKYYIVSYGAIESKSGEYEIGDSYTFGKTDTGTYMTILSDGMGSGPEAREESKSTVEMVEKLMEAGFNEDITVNTVNSIMGMRFAEDEKYATLDLGKVDLYTGNTIFIKIGAAPSFIKRGREVKAVNSKNLPFGLVDEVDVEVIKEVLRPGDILISVSDGVLDIDRLNSEKSTWVEEYLKKVNGDPRELSEKILERAKQLSNGIIKDDMTVVVSKVYLES
- a CDS encoding HU family DNA-binding protein — encoded protein: MNKAELITSMAEKSKLTKKDAELALKSLIESVEEALEKGEKVQLVGFGTFETRERAAREGRNPRTKEVIKIPATTVPVFKAGKEFKDKVNK